The genomic stretch GAGTATCCGGCGGAGAGCGTCGTCGAGTATCAATCGGAATCGACATAATCCACGACCCTATCATCCTCTTCCTTGACGAGCCAACCTCCGGACTTGACTCAACGAGCGCATTCATGGTGGTGAAGGTTCTACAAAGAATCGCACAGAGCGGAAGCATCGTTATCATGTCCATCCACCAGCCGAGTTACCGAATCTTAGGGCTTCTCGACCGAATGATCTTCCTCTCACGCGGCCAAACCGTCTACAGCGGCTCACCGGCTCAGCTTCCGTCGTTCTTCGCGGAGTTTGGACACCCTATACCGGACGCAGAGAACCGAACCGAGTTCGCATTGGACCTCATTCGGGATCTAGAAGGTTCCCCAGGCGGAACCAAAAGCTTAGTAGAGTTCAACAAGTCCTGGCAGTCCATGAAGCACCCTGCACCCGCAGCACACAGTAACAACACCGTCAACGACCAAAACGGCATGTCGTTGAAGGAAGCAATAAGCGCAAGCATTTCGCGCGGGAAACTAGTCTCAGGCGCAAGCGCAACCAACACGAATTCTTCAAATCCTTCTTCAATGGTTCCAACCTTCGCGAACCCGATCTGGATGGAGATGGCCACACTATCAAAACGTTCGTTCTTGAACTCTCGAAGAATGCCAGAGCTTTTCGGGATTCGGTTAGGTGCGGTTATGGTGACAGGATTCATCCTAGCAACCATGTTCTGGAAGCTCGATAACTCCCCGAAAGGAGTGCAAGAAAGGCTCGGGTTCTTCGCATTCGCCATGTCCACCACCTTCTACACCACCGCAGACGCGCTCCCAGTGTTCCTCCAAGAACGTTATATCTTCATGCGCGAAACAGCTTACAACGCATACAGAAGATCCTCCTATCTTGTTTCCCACGCTCTCGTCTCGTTGCCTTCGCTGTTGTTCCTCTCATTGGCGTTCTCATCAATCACGTTTTGGGCCGTGGGCCTTGACGGTGGTATTTCGGGctttttgttttactttttgATAATATTCGCTTCATTTTGGGCCGGGAACTCGTTTGTTACATTTCTGTCTGGTGTGGTGCCTCATGTTATGCTGGGATACACAATTGTGGTGGCAATTCTTGCGTACTTCTTGCTCTTCAGTGGCTTCTTCATCAACAGGGATAGGATTCCAAGTTACTGGATTTGGTTCCATTACATGTCACTTGTGAAGTACCCTTATGAGGCTGTTCTACAGAACGAGTTTCAGGACCCTGTCAAGTGCTTCGTTAGAGGCGTGCAGATCTTTGATAACACGCCGCTCGGGTCAGTGCCGGAGGCCTTGAAGTTGAAGCTCTTGGATAGCATGAGCAACACCCTTGGGATGAAGATCACTTCGTCCACGTGCTTGACCACTGGTGCTGACATTTTGCAGCAGAATGGAGTCACGGATTTGAGCAAGTGGAACTGCTTGTGGGTCACTGTGGCTTGGGGTTTCTTGTTCAGGTTTCTATTCTACTTGTCCTTGTTGGTGGGAAGCAAGAACAAGAGGAGGTGATTATATCTATATATTATGTTCATAAGATCGATTACaagtttatttaattaattaattaattatatcgAGTTTTAAATCTTCTGCatccttttattctttttgTTAATTGTATTATTATATTACCTTTGTAACTT from Arachis stenosperma cultivar V10309 chromosome 9, arast.V10309.gnm1.PFL2, whole genome shotgun sequence encodes the following:
- the LOC130951460 gene encoding ABC transporter G family member 6-like, yielding MSSRVVADNALPVTNTTPYFGMTELDDYTRRSAAIGGSPTLGQLLKHVGDVRKEVVGDGSETPVHQALEIGDDGVGIEPRSLPFVLSFNNLTYSVKVRRKLTFSAILPRRRSRLGAAADSEAPAVGDSMFSRTKTLLNDISGEARDGEIMAVLGASGSGKSTLIDALANRIAKGRLKGTVALNGEALDSRLLKVISAYVMQDDLLFPMLTVEETLMFAAEFRLPRTLSKSKKKARVQALIDQLGIRNAAKTVIGDEGHRGVSGGERRRVSIGIDIIHDPIILFLDEPTSGLDSTSAFMVVKVLQRIAQSGSIVIMSIHQPSYRILGLLDRMIFLSRGQTVYSGSPAQLPSFFAEFGHPIPDAENRTEFALDLIRDLEGSPGGTKSLVEFNKSWQSMKHPAPAAHSNNTVNDQNGMSLKEAISASISRGKLVSGASATNTNSSNPSSMVPTFANPIWMEMATLSKRSFLNSRRMPELFGIRLGAVMVTGFILATMFWKLDNSPKGVQERLGFFAFAMSTTFYTTADALPVFLQERYIFMRETAYNAYRRSSYLVSHALVSLPSLLFLSLAFSSITFWAVGLDGGISGFLFYFLIIFASFWAGNSFVTFLSGVVPHVMLGYTIVVAILAYFLLFSGFFINRDRIPSYWIWFHYMSLVKYPYEAVLQNEFQDPVKCFVRGVQIFDNTPLGSVPEALKLKLLDSMSNTLGMKITSSTCLTTGADILQQNGVTDLSKWNCLWVTVAWGFLFRFLFYLSLLVGSKNKRR